One Chordicoccus furentiruminis DNA window includes the following coding sequences:
- the cas5e gene encoding type I-E CRISPR-associated protein Cas5/CasD, translating to MSTLLMRLAAPLQSWGDDSKFNTRRTLSIPTRSGVLGMLASALGRRRDESCEDFRNVIMGVRVDQPGVLLRDFHMVHGEKQADVTERYYMSDAVYLVGLYSEDTLQLAAFDKALCHPVFPLYLGRRSCPPSFPVSLGLREEPLLEALRNEKWQIPAWRQVHSNPNLRIVVEGTPDRGLEYHRLKDDPVSFSPVHREYRYRYAVEQGSVHMDGSEETDHDAFRELDEVNKNVYDKGET from the coding sequence ATGAGCACGCTGCTGATGCGGCTCGCGGCTCCCCTTCAGTCGTGGGGCGATGATTCAAAATTCAATACAAGACGGACACTGTCCATTCCGACCAGAAGCGGAGTTCTCGGAATGCTGGCCTCGGCTTTGGGAAGAAGGCGCGATGAATCCTGCGAGGATTTCCGTAACGTGATCATGGGGGTGCGCGTTGACCAGCCCGGTGTGCTCCTGAGGGATTTCCATATGGTACACGGAGAAAAGCAGGCGGATGTAACGGAACGTTATTACATGAGCGATGCGGTGTATCTGGTTGGACTCTATTCTGAAGATACATTGCAGCTGGCTGCCTTTGATAAGGCTCTTTGCCATCCGGTTTTCCCATTGTATTTGGGAAGAAGGTCCTGCCCGCCGTCTTTTCCCGTGTCACTCGGACTTCGTGAAGAGCCTTTGCTGGAGGCACTGCGAAATGAAAAATGGCAGATTCCGGCTTGGAGGCAGGTGCATTCTAATCCCAATCTCCGTATCGTTGTTGAGGGAACGCCGGATCGGGGACTTGAGTATCACAGGCTGAAAGATGATCCGGTGTCATTCAGCCCGGTTCATCGGGAGTATAGATATCGATATGCAGTTGAGCAGGGATCCGTCCATATGGACGGATCTGAAGAAACCGATCATGATGCGTTCCGGGAACTGGATGAGGTGAATAAAAATGTATATGACAAGGGTGAGACTTGA
- the cas6e gene encoding type I-E CRISPR-associated protein Cas6/Cse3/CasE translates to MEALANPNLMHGAVEHAFTDYGSRHLWRIDPLHGVYYLLIVSEIAPDTAGIVSQFGMEPASESSAVRAYTPFLDKIQQGSRWHFRIAATPTHSVSQGEGKRGKVYPHVSPRHQIQWLIDQGRRHGFEVSEDAVQILQDRQVTFRKGEQHRTRVSMIHVVFEGTLKVTDADAFREALVKGIGREKAFGSGMLTIAGEIR, encoded by the coding sequence ATGGAAGCTCTTGCCAACCCCAATCTGATGCACGGTGCGGTTGAGCATGCTTTCACGGATTACGGAAGTCGTCATCTCTGGCGTATCGATCCATTGCATGGGGTATATTATCTTCTTATCGTCAGTGAGATAGCACCGGATACGGCTGGGATCGTAAGCCAGTTCGGAATGGAACCCGCATCGGAAAGCAGTGCAGTCAGAGCGTATACGCCCTTCCTTGATAAGATTCAGCAGGGAAGCCGCTGGCATTTTCGTATAGCGGCGACACCGACTCACAGCGTTTCACAAGGAGAAGGAAAGCGGGGAAAGGTGTATCCGCATGTTTCGCCGCGCCATCAGATACAGTGGCTGATTGATCAGGGTCGCAGGCATGGATTTGAGGTGAGTGAAGACGCCGTTCAGATTCTTCAGGATCGACAGGTGACTTTCCGGAAAGGCGAACAACACCGAACCCGGGTGTCGATGATCCATGTCGTTTTTGAAGGGACATTGAAGGTGACTGATGCGGATGCGTTTCGTGAGGCACTGGTGAAAGGGATCGGGCGTGAAAAGGCTTTCGGATCAGGGATGCTTACGATCGCAGGTGAAATTAGATGA
- the cas1e gene encoding type I-E CRISPR-associated endonuclease Cas1e: MSETIPGIEQPDLQALPQIRDRMTFIYLEHCDINRKDSAITVTDQNGIVYIPAAALSVLLLGPGTNLTHRAMELIGEAGVSVVWVGEQGVRYYAGGRPLTHHSSLLLQQARMVSNQRLHLMVVRKMYQLRFPDEDVSKLTLQQLRGREGSRIRGVYREASRKWNVPWNGREYDPDHFESSDDVNKALSIGHACLYGLMHAVITALGCSAGLGFVHVGHDCSFVYDMADLYKAEVTIPIAFEIASRKTADLERTVRHRVRDEMVQKHILERAVHDVQWLLKETDDIKDNAGDVSAVYLWDNKQGAVANGRQYHEKGNPS, translated from the coding sequence ATGAGTGAGACGATTCCCGGAATTGAGCAGCCGGATCTGCAGGCACTGCCGCAGATCCGGGACCGGATGACGTTTATTTATCTCGAGCATTGCGACATCAACCGGAAAGACAGTGCAATTACAGTGACGGATCAAAATGGAATTGTGTATATACCGGCAGCGGCACTATCCGTCCTATTGCTTGGACCGGGAACGAATTTGACGCATCGTGCAATGGAGCTGATCGGAGAGGCGGGCGTAAGTGTCGTATGGGTTGGAGAACAGGGCGTACGCTATTATGCTGGCGGGCGGCCACTGACACACCATTCATCATTATTGCTGCAGCAGGCCAGAATGGTCAGTAATCAGAGGCTCCACCTGATGGTCGTCCGCAAAATGTATCAGCTGCGTTTTCCGGATGAAGACGTATCAAAACTAACTCTGCAGCAGTTAAGAGGACGGGAAGGAAGCAGAATCCGGGGCGTTTATCGGGAAGCATCCAGAAAATGGAATGTTCCTTGGAATGGAAGGGAATACGACCCGGATCATTTCGAGTCCAGTGATGATGTGAATAAAGCATTGTCTATAGGACATGCCTGTCTTTATGGACTGATGCATGCTGTCATTACCGCTTTGGGATGCTCAGCCGGACTCGGTTTTGTTCATGTCGGGCATGATTGCTCTTTTGTTTATGATATGGCGGATCTGTATAAGGCAGAGGTGACGATACCGATAGCATTTGAAATAGCATCACGGAAGACTGCTGATTTGGAGCGGACTGTCCGGCATCGTGTACGGGATGAAATGGTTCAAAAACACATTCTTGAACGTGCGGTTCATGATGTGCAGTGGCTTCTTAAAGAGACGGATGACATCAAGGATAACGCAGGCGATGTGAGTGCGGTCTATCTCTGGGACAACAAACAGGGAGCAGTGGCTAATGGCAGACAATATCATGAAAAAGGAAATCCGTCATGA
- the cas2e gene encoding type I-E CRISPR-associated endoribonuclease Cas2e — MTVVTVSDCPPSLRGDLTKWLFEINTGVYVGNLPARVREELWKRICDHLGSGYATMVYNASNEQGMQFRTWNSEWDPVDFDGVTLMRHPLPDSGRKSKEYKSNAEIFRMARRKTKSKRASGALPDFSVVDLETSGLDPEKDRIIELGAVRIRDHKIDKTFSRLIYSDQKLSEKIHSLTGIESSELETAGVDLRDAISDLLKFVGTDTLLFYHSSFDLAFLLHACQSCGRAALNNRSIDVMRIVKKQIPFLDNYKLATISAHLGLQEQTHRALDDCILTYQVYAKLNEMGA, encoded by the coding sequence ATGACAGTTGTTACGGTGTCTGATTGCCCGCCCAGCCTGCGGGGTGATTTGACCAAGTGGCTATTTGAAATTAATACAGGAGTATATGTTGGGAATCTTCCTGCAAGGGTGAGAGAAGAATTATGGAAAAGAATCTGCGATCATCTGGGCAGTGGATATGCAACGATGGTCTATAACGCATCTAACGAACAGGGTATGCAATTCCGTACATGGAACTCAGAATGGGATCCTGTGGATTTTGATGGAGTCACTCTCATGCGGCACCCGCTTCCGGATTCGGGTCGGAAAAGCAAAGAGTATAAAAGCAATGCAGAGATTTTTCGCATGGCCAGGAGAAAAACGAAAAGCAAGCGGGCTTCCGGTGCATTGCCTGATTTTTCGGTAGTAGATTTAGAAACAAGCGGTCTGGATCCGGAAAAAGATCGCATTATTGAATTGGGAGCTGTTCGAATTCGTGATCACAAGATAGACAAAACCTTTTCCAGACTCATTTATTCTGACCAAAAACTGTCGGAGAAGATTCATTCATTGACAGGCATAGAATCGTCTGAATTGGAAACAGCAGGAGTTGATCTGAGAGACGCTATTTCTGATCTGCTGAAGTTTGTAGGCACAGATACACTGCTCTTTTACCATTCTTCGTTTGATCTTGCTTTTTTGCTTCATGCATGTCAATCCTGCGGGCGCGCAGCATTGAATAACAGATCGATTGATGTAATGCGGATTGTAAAAAAGCAAATCCCCTTTCTTGACAATTATAAGCTTGCGACCATTTCGGCACATCTTGGATTGCAGGAACAAACACATCGAGCTTTGGATGATTGTATCTTGACGTATCAGGTTTATGCGAAGTTAAATGAAATGGGCGCATAA
- a CDS encoding DEAD/DEAH box helicase, with translation MQLTDYFDWQSAFDRTVLENGRDLYDAGKAKKLTVDEEETALTFRATVRTERNYRPVLRIDQAKGKIDLTCDCEESKKRYCVHMAALFFMAEDYVSQIPDLNELLDNAAGAAERQEEQHAADTIVEGQVARKMKNADNGTLPGEKNDSSLDALNDLIKSSQAAEDESDRRSDAAMISNDAYHYFRADLLEADAHLSIQLRRKAERLIRREQPEGISLSFGYEGPADGQMVGTGELTARDGSWKAKIVFDRTRLLGMRCSGWRCGHSYDPGAFRHGDICEHEAAVLLMTVQALREHAYGDATDLAAARFLDQSIAGSAGVLENAHGEGTGVQQTILPRATIEDNSMELSFRFGDCGKASRFYKVKNIPEFLQEMKEGAVHRFGKNYETRLLADQLDENGRLWYGFMRDMVEDEEMHASHYPDRQTRFGSFYDPYRRMNFTDSLPLYGFWLDRFYRSLEEQHLEIEAIDVSNHEEKRSMHLSASGSYFQPELTVSPLKEGKEFAGVKVSGDLPHAIMGQDSAYCIRDGVISRMNPESFRSLSPLTQHSESGHFEARIGRLHLADFYHKALPNLKKSMTVSEKRKEEILPYLPPESQIVFYLDIVYGVPVARVTAGYGSRTEDVADLLTERTPESYRDQEKERLALNTVMRYLPKYDTVRNLFFGPDEDDLYRLLSSGVDALLSVGEVRSTERFKRLGVTRHMQMNIGVSLENNLLDLNVSSPDISEQELLELLLTYQLKKKKYYRLKSGSFISLEEDPENTVTRLAEMMDALQLTPREFVRGHMNLPAYRALYIDRMMEEMDSVYADRDAHFRALIRGFRTVSDAEDPVPAGLAASLRRYQETGFRWMRMLDRNGFGGILADEMGLGKTIQMIAVLLAERESGGPRTVSIVVCPAALVYNWEAEIHRFAPGLTAVTVTGTQQERRTLLAYVEEAAANAVPPDMLITSFDLLKRDIDSYEKIRFRYAVVDEAQYIKNSRTAAAKSVKLLKAAARFALTGTPIENRLSELWSIFDFLMPGFLYGYDTFRSTFEAPIVKNEDEEAKTQLSRMVTPFILRRKKSDVLKDLPDKIEEIRYAGLGKEQQKLYDAEVVLLKKQLEGQSEEEFRRGKIQVLAELTRIRQICCDPALCFEEYRGGSAKREACIELIRSCADGGHKALVFSQFTSMLELLEKDLEKEGLPCYKITGQTPKEKRLELVEAFNSDDVPVFLISLKAGGTGLNLTGADIVIHYDPWWNFAVQNQATDRAHRIGQKRVVSVYRIIARGTIEEKIVDMQEAKRKLSDDVLNEEGVSSAALDRDELLKLLS, from the coding sequence ATGCAGCTGACTGATTATTTTGACTGGCAGAGTGCGTTTGACCGGACTGTGCTGGAAAACGGACGGGATCTGTACGACGCCGGCAAGGCGAAAAAGCTGACCGTGGATGAAGAGGAAACGGCGCTGACGTTCCGGGCGACAGTCAGAACGGAACGAAATTACAGGCCGGTGCTGCGAATTGATCAGGCGAAGGGAAAAATCGATCTGACATGTGACTGCGAGGAGTCAAAAAAACGATACTGCGTGCATATGGCTGCGCTTTTTTTTATGGCAGAAGATTATGTCAGTCAGATTCCGGATCTGAACGAGCTTTTGGACAATGCAGCCGGCGCCGCGGAGAGACAGGAAGAGCAGCACGCAGCCGATACAATCGTGGAGGGACAAGTTGCCCGGAAGATGAAAAACGCTGATAACGGCACGCTGCCCGGGGAGAAAAACGACAGCTCACTCGATGCGCTGAATGATTTGATTAAAAGCAGTCAGGCGGCCGAGGATGAATCAGACCGCCGGTCGGATGCGGCCATGATTTCAAATGATGCATACCACTATTTTCGGGCGGATCTCCTGGAAGCGGATGCGCATCTGTCGATACAGCTCAGAAGGAAGGCCGAGCGGCTGATCCGGAGAGAGCAGCCGGAGGGAATCAGTCTGAGCTTCGGCTACGAAGGGCCGGCGGACGGTCAGATGGTCGGAACCGGCGAACTGACGGCCCGGGACGGAAGCTGGAAAGCGAAAATCGTATTTGACAGGACTCGGCTCCTGGGTATGCGGTGCTCAGGCTGGAGGTGCGGGCATAGCTACGATCCGGGCGCATTCCGCCACGGCGATATCTGTGAGCATGAAGCGGCCGTTCTGCTGATGACGGTTCAGGCGCTTCGCGAGCATGCTTATGGAGACGCGACAGATCTCGCCGCAGCCCGGTTTCTTGATCAGAGTATAGCAGGATCGGCCGGAGTTTTGGAGAATGCACACGGCGAAGGAACGGGTGTGCAGCAGACGATTCTTCCCCGTGCGACCATTGAGGATAATTCGATGGAGCTCTCTTTCCGTTTCGGAGACTGCGGGAAGGCGTCGCGATTCTATAAGGTGAAAAACATACCGGAATTTCTTCAGGAGATGAAGGAAGGTGCGGTTCACCGGTTCGGGAAAAACTATGAGACGAGACTTCTCGCGGATCAGCTGGATGAAAACGGCCGCCTCTGGTACGGTTTTATGAGGGATATGGTAGAGGATGAGGAAATGCATGCCAGCCATTATCCGGACCGGCAGACCCGGTTCGGTTCCTTCTATGATCCGTACAGACGAATGAATTTCACGGACAGCCTCCCGCTTTACGGATTCTGGCTGGACCGTTTTTATCGCAGCCTTGAAGAACAGCACCTGGAAATCGAAGCGATTGATGTATCGAATCACGAGGAGAAGCGGAGCATGCATCTGTCCGCCTCCGGGTCTTATTTCCAGCCGGAGCTCACCGTCAGTCCGCTGAAGGAGGGAAAGGAATTCGCCGGCGTGAAGGTATCCGGTGATCTGCCGCACGCGATTATGGGTCAGGACAGCGCGTACTGCATTCGGGACGGTGTCATTTCCCGAATGAATCCGGAAAGCTTCCGGAGTCTGAGCCCGCTGACGCAGCATTCGGAGTCGGGGCATTTTGAAGCCCGGATCGGACGTCTTCATCTGGCGGACTTCTATCACAAGGCGCTGCCGAATCTGAAAAAATCCATGACGGTCAGCGAGAAGCGGAAAGAGGAGATTCTGCCCTATCTGCCTCCGGAGTCCCAGATTGTATTCTATCTTGACATTGTATATGGTGTGCCGGTTGCGCGGGTTACGGCGGGGTATGGAAGCCGGACTGAGGATGTGGCGGATCTGCTGACGGAGAGAACGCCGGAGTCTTATCGTGATCAGGAGAAGGAGCGCCTTGCGCTGAACACAGTGATGCGCTATCTTCCGAAATATGATACGGTACGGAATTTGTTTTTCGGCCCGGACGAGGATGACCTTTACCGTCTTCTCAGCAGCGGTGTGGATGCGCTGCTCTCGGTCGGTGAAGTCCGGAGCACCGAGCGGTTCAAACGGCTTGGCGTAACGAGACATATGCAGATGAACATCGGCGTGTCTCTTGAGAACAATCTGCTCGATCTGAATGTATCGAGCCCGGATATCTCGGAACAGGAACTGCTCGAGCTGCTGCTGACGTATCAGCTGAAGAAAAAGAAATATTACCGGCTGAAAAGCGGTTCGTTCATTTCCCTTGAGGAAGACCCGGAGAACACGGTAACCCGTCTTGCGGAGATGATGGACGCGCTTCAGCTTACGCCGCGTGAATTTGTCCGTGGACATATGAATCTTCCGGCTTACCGCGCCCTGTACATTGACCGGATGATGGAAGAGATGGATTCGGTCTATGCCGACCGGGATGCGCATTTCAGGGCGCTGATACGGGGATTCCGGACAGTCAGCGACGCCGAGGATCCGGTTCCGGCCGGACTTGCGGCATCGCTTCGCCGCTATCAGGAAACCGGGTTCAGATGGATGAGAATGCTGGACCGAAACGGTTTCGGCGGAATTCTGGCCGATGAGATGGGACTGGGAAAAACGATTCAGATGATCGCGGTCCTGCTGGCTGAGCGGGAATCGGGAGGACCGCGGACGGTCTCCATCGTGGTATGTCCGGCGGCGCTTGTTTATAACTGGGAAGCCGAAATTCACCGTTTCGCACCGGGCCTCACCGCTGTGACCGTAACAGGGACGCAGCAGGAGAGACGGACTCTTCTGGCATATGTGGAGGAGGCCGCGGCGAATGCGGTTCCTCCGGATATGCTGATTACATCGTTTGATCTGCTGAAGCGGGACATCGATTCGTATGAGAAGATCCGGTTCCGCTATGCGGTTGTGGACGAAGCGCAGTATATCAAGAACAGTCGTACGGCCGCCGCTAAATCCGTGAAGCTGCTGAAGGCAGCCGCCCGCTTCGCGCTGACCGGCACGCCGATTGAAAACCGGCTGAGCGAGCTGTGGAGCATCTTCGATTTTCTGATGCCGGGGTTTCTGTACGGCTACGATACGTTCCGCAGCACGTTTGAGGCGCCGATCGTGAAAAACGAGGATGAAGAGGCGAAGACACAGCTGAGCCGGATGGTCACGCCGTTTATCCTGCGGAGAAAGAAGAGCGATGTCCTGAAGGACCTCCCGGATAAGATCGAGGAAATCCGTTACGCGGGTCTTGGAAAAGAGCAGCAGAAGCTGTATGACGCTGAAGTGGTGCTGCTGAAGAAGCAGCTGGAAGGACAGAGCGAGGAGGAATTCCGGAGAGGCAAAATTCAGGTGCTGGCCGAACTGACGCGGATCCGTCAGATCTGCTGCGATCCGGCGCTCTGCTTTGAAGAATACCGGGGCGGTTCCGCGAAACGGGAAGCCTGCATCGAACTGATACGAAGCTGCGCGGACGGCGGGCACAAGGCGCTTGTTTTCTCGCAGTTCACTTCGATGCTCGAGCTATTGGAGAAGGATCTGGAAAAGGAAGGCCTTCCCTGCTACAAAATCACAGGACAGACGCCGAAGGAAAAGCGGCTTGAACTGGTAGAAGCGTTCAACTCGGACGACGTGCCGGTGTTTCTGATTTCCCTGAAGGCGGGCGGCACCGGGCTCAATCTGACCGGCGCGGATATCGTGATTCACTATGATCCATGGTGGAATTTTGCCGTCCAGAACCAGGCGACCGACCGGGCCCACCGGATCGGCCAGAAACGTGTCGTCAGCGTGTACCGCATCATTGCCCGGGGGACGATCGAGGAGAAAATCGTGGACATGCAGGAGGCAAAGCGGAAGCTGTCGGACGATGTGCTGAATGAGGAAGGCGTCTCGAGCGCGGCTCTGGACCGGGACGAACTGCTGAAGCTGCTGTCATGA
- a CDS encoding DeoR/GlpR family DNA-binding transcription regulator, whose protein sequence is MDSKMRRHNQILSLLSRQSRLSVNELSDVLGTSAATVRKDLAALEERQLIRREQGYASLETENPISRRMAFHYAAKSEIASSAADLVRDGDTVFIESGSTCILLAEELRRRKTTVNIVTNSVFMAAYLKETGHLRLTLTGGDYQSDSMALVGPLAVRSLSNFHVKYFFTGADGYSPDIGFSGDNLLRVELLHRMAAQADRTVLLFHHEKFSHKGTLPLFSEKEIDILITEAPVRDAALLERLRTAGVEITVTGDAEPFTGL, encoded by the coding sequence ATGGACAGCAAAATGAGAAGGCACAACCAGATTCTCTCCTTACTGAGCAGACAGTCCAGACTATCCGTCAATGAGCTGAGTGATGTGCTGGGGACTTCGGCTGCGACGGTCCGGAAAGATCTGGCTGCGCTGGAGGAGCGGCAGCTGATCCGCAGAGAGCAGGGATACGCCTCTCTTGAAACAGAGAACCCGATCTCCAGAAGGATGGCTTTCCACTATGCCGCAAAATCGGAGATTGCTTCGAGTGCTGCGGATCTCGTGCGCGATGGAGACACGGTTTTCATTGAATCCGGATCGACGTGCATTTTGCTTGCGGAAGAACTCAGGCGGCGGAAGACGACGGTCAATATTGTGACAAATTCGGTTTTTATGGCAGCCTATCTGAAGGAAACGGGGCATCTCAGACTTACGCTGACCGGGGGCGATTATCAGTCGGATTCCATGGCGCTGGTCGGACCTCTGGCGGTTCGAAGCCTTTCAAATTTTCATGTGAAGTATTTTTTTACGGGAGCGGACGGATACAGCCCGGACATCGGCTTCAGCGGGGACAACCTGCTTCGGGTTGAACTGCTTCACAGAATGGCAGCCCAGGCGGATCGCACGGTTCTGCTGTTTCATCATGAAAAATTCAGCCACAAGGGGACGCTTCCCCTGTTTTCGGAGAAGGAAATCGATATTTTGATCACGGAAGCACCGGTCAGAGATGCGGCTCTGCTTGAAAGACTGCGGACGGCAGGCGTTGAGATTACGGTAACCGGTGACGCAGAGCCATTTACAGGTTTATGA
- a CDS encoding fructose-6-phosphate aldolase produces the protein MEVMIDTANTDLIEKYNDIYDLAGVTCNPSILAKEKPDFYGILDRIRKIIGPDRSLHIQLTASTAEDMLREAETLTDRYGKEATYLKVPANETGIRVMKRLKQKGCRVTATAIYTSMQGMLAMSVGADYLAPYYNRMENNNYDPRKQISEMAYLIDRYHLPTKIVAASFRNPRQIMDAYMAGAQAVTASPELLTMMVDTPNVADALEKFSGDWRKNYGDKRIFEL, from the coding sequence ATGGAAGTCATGATTGATACTGCCAACACAGATCTCATTGAGAAGTACAATGATATTTATGATCTGGCCGGCGTGACATGCAACCCGTCGATTCTGGCAAAAGAGAAGCCGGATTTTTACGGTATTCTTGACCGGATCCGCAAGATCATCGGGCCGGACAGGAGCCTGCATATCCAGCTGACGGCCAGTACGGCTGAGGATATGCTGAGAGAAGCGGAGACATTGACGGATCGTTACGGAAAAGAAGCCACTTATCTCAAGGTTCCGGCGAACGAAACGGGAATCAGGGTGATGAAACGGCTTAAGCAGAAAGGATGCAGGGTCACCGCGACGGCGATTTACACTTCCATGCAGGGTATGCTTGCCATGTCAGTCGGAGCGGACTATCTGGCGCCTTACTACAATCGTATGGAAAACAACAATTATGACCCGAGAAAGCAGATTTCGGAGATGGCGTATCTGATTGACCGGTACCATCTGCCGACTAAGATTGTGGCGGCCAGCTTCCGGAATCCCAGACAGATCATGGACGCATATATGGCGGGCGCGCAGGCTGTTACCGCCAGCCCCGAGCTTCTCACTATGATGGTGGATACGCCGAATGTGGCGGATGCGCTTGAGAAATTCAGCGGGGACTGGCGGAAGAATTACGGGGATAAGAGGATTTTTGAGCTGTGA
- the deoC gene encoding deoxyribose-phosphate aldolase — translation MELTIRQVAQMIDHTNLHAYATTDDFKKLCDEARTFGFKSVAINTYPVKICREFLKGSEVLTGAAVSFPLGQTTIQSKMDEVKNAIADGCQEFDYVMNVGKAKEHDYAYIRKEMEQLVALARRSEICCKVIFETCYLTESEIIQVAKIASEVKPDFIKTSTGFATAGATAENVRLMKQYCGPDVQVKAAGGIRSYEALKQMAEAGATRIGTSSGIKIIEEMKALGLK, via the coding sequence ATGGAACTTACAATCAGACAGGTGGCACAGATGATTGATCATACAAATCTTCATGCATATGCCACGACAGATGACTTTAAAAAACTTTGTGACGAAGCAAGAACGTTTGGGTTTAAGTCGGTTGCAATAAACACTTATCCGGTGAAAATCTGCAGGGAATTTTTGAAGGGATCGGAAGTGCTGACCGGTGCAGCTGTCAGCTTCCCTCTAGGGCAAACAACGATTCAGTCGAAAATGGATGAGGTGAAAAACGCGATTGCCGACGGGTGTCAGGAGTTTGACTATGTCATGAATGTGGGCAAAGCGAAGGAGCATGATTATGCATATATCAGGAAAGAGATGGAGCAGCTTGTCGCTTTGGCGAGACGGAGTGAGATTTGCTGCAAGGTTATTTTTGAAACCTGTTACCTGACAGAGAGCGAAATCATACAAGTGGCAAAAATCGCTTCTGAAGTGAAGCCTGATTTTATCAAAACAAGCACGGGATTTGCTACGGCTGGAGCGACAGCTGAGAACGTCCGACTGATGAAACAATATTGCGGTCCGGATGTGCAGGTGAAAGCAGCGGGCGGCATTCGGTCGTATGAAGCCTTGAAGCAGATGGCAGAAGCCGGGGCAACGAGAATCGGTACATCAAGCGGAATCAAGATTATCGAAGAGATGAAAGCGCTCGGACTGAAATAA
- a CDS encoding sugar phosphate isomerase/epimerase family protein — protein MELGIHAYEWCSEWSNETLGIIDTVRNLGFDFIEIPLMRLDLFDPISVKEKLDGFGITTSNVILSPEHDITSFDPEIRKNGTRYLKDCVKASAEAGAKMFSGVIYSQYLKNARHMPSEQEWEFSASCLREVARYAQEFGVHIAFEPVTRYESYLLNTAEEANKLIDMIGEPNVHIHLDSYHMNVEEKNFHQAVLTAGKRLSNFHMCENDRGIPGTGHVDWDGIFSAFKEIGFNGYLGFEGFSDCTDNMSTWVWRKLAPDAETYVRESISFARKMLDKYQL, from the coding sequence ATGGAACTTGGTATTCATGCGTATGAATGGTGCAGCGAATGGTCCAATGAGACTCTCGGGATCATCGATACTGTCAGGAATCTCGGATTCGATTTTATTGAAATACCGCTTATGCGGTTGGATCTGTTTGATCCTATATCTGTAAAAGAAAAACTTGACGGCTTTGGCATTACAACTTCAAATGTTATTCTTTCACCGGAGCATGACATTACATCATTTGATCCGGAAATCAGAAAGAACGGTACCCGATATCTGAAGGACTGCGTCAAGGCTTCGGCGGAGGCGGGCGCGAAAATGTTTTCGGGGGTCATCTATTCACAGTATCTGAAAAATGCCAGGCATATGCCAAGTGAGCAGGAGTGGGAATTCAGCGCATCCTGTCTCAGAGAGGTTGCCCGATACGCTCAGGAGTTTGGCGTTCACATTGCGTTTGAGCCTGTTACCCGATATGAATCTTACTTGCTGAATACAGCGGAAGAAGCAAATAAGTTAATCGATATGATTGGCGAGCCAAACGTACATATTCATCTGGACTCTTATCATATGAATGTGGAAGAGAAAAATTTCCATCAGGCGGTTCTTACAGCTGGCAAACGTTTATCTAATTTTCATATGTGTGAAAATGATAGGGGAATCCCGGGGACTGGTCATGTTGATTGGGATGGCATTTTCAGCGCATTTAAAGAGATTGGTTTTAACGGATATCTTGGCTTTGAAGGCTTTTCTGACTGCACAGACAATATGAGCACCTGGGTTTGGCGGAAACTGGCTCCAGATGCTGAAACTTATGTACGAGAAAGCAT